From the Clostridium acetobutylicum ATCC 824 genome, one window contains:
- a CDS encoding TetR/AcrR family transcriptional regulator encodes MQFQRARSDKQKNIRMSEIVNATINLYESLQYDKITLALIAKQLSFSRANLYKYVSTKEEIFLLIISGDIENWSKEVVKFFDKYDALSAEEFCKLWSELLYRHKRIIELFCILNTIIARNVSAEKLAAFKKQIHKDFTRTKKVVKRFFPFMSKEQLKFFIEYQMKYAVGVYPATIINDVQKKASELSGIPSNVKDFESSFSKFLMVILNGIEITI; translated from the coding sequence ATGCAATTTCAACGTGCACGCAGCGATAAGCAAAAGAATATCAGAATGAGTGAAATCGTAAATGCTACAATAAATTTATATGAAAGCCTTCAATATGATAAAATTACACTCGCATTAATAGCTAAACAGCTAAGCTTTAGTCGTGCTAATTTATATAAATACGTGTCTACAAAAGAAGAAATTTTTTTATTAATAATTTCAGGAGATATAGAAAACTGGTCTAAGGAAGTAGTGAAGTTTTTCGATAAGTATGATGCATTAAGTGCTGAGGAGTTTTGTAAGCTTTGGTCAGAGCTTTTATATAGGCACAAAAGAATAATAGAACTTTTTTGTATTTTAAATACCATAATTGCAAGGAACGTGTCAGCAGAAAAATTAGCAGCATTTAAAAAGCAAATACATAAAGATTTTACGAGAACCAAAAAAGTAGTTAAAAGGTTTTTCCCTTTTATGAGTAAAGAGCAATTGAAGTTTTTTATAGAATATCAAATGAAATATGCAGTTGGAGTGTATCCAGCAACAATTATTAACGATGTGCAAAAAAAGGCCAGTGAATTAAGTGGAATTCCATCTAATGTTAAAGATTTCGAAAGTTCTTTTTCAAAGTTTCTTATGGTAATTTTAAATGGAATAGAGATTACAATATAG